A genomic stretch from Theobroma cacao cultivar B97-61/B2 chromosome 4, Criollo_cocoa_genome_V2, whole genome shotgun sequence includes:
- the LOC18601017 gene encoding ribonucleoside-diphosphate reductase small chain — MPSIPEEPLLASNPDRFCMFPIQYPEVWEMYKKAEASFWTAEEVDLSSDLRHWETLTDGERHFITHVLAFFAASDGIVLENLAVRFMKEVQIAEARAFYGFQIAIENIHSEMYSLLLETYIKDSNEKNRLFHAVETVPCVAKKAEWALKWIDGSETFAERLIAFACVEGIFFSGSFCAIFWLKKRGLMPGLTFSNELISRDEGLHCDFACLLYSLLRSKLSEERVRGLVRDAVDIEREFVCDALPCALVGMNGELMSQYIEFVADRLLGALGYGKMYNVANPFDWMELISLQGKTNFFEKRVGEYQKAAVMSSLNGNGGTHEFKMDEDF, encoded by the coding sequence ATGCCTTCAATTCCAGAAGAGCCACTGCTCGCCTCGAACCCGGACCGGTTTTGCATGTTCCCGATCCAATACCCGGAAGTATGGGAAATGTACAAGAAAGCCGAAGCCTCCTTTTGGACCGCCGAGGAAGTCGATCTCTCGTCGGATCTACGCCACTGGGAAACTCTTACCGATGGCGAACGCCACTTCATCACTCACGTCCTCGCCTTCTTCGCAGCCTCCGATGGCATCGTCCTCGAAAATCTCGCCGTTCGGTTCATGAAGGAAGTCCAAATCGCCGAGGCTCGTGCGTTCTATGGCTTCCAAATCGCCATCGAAAATATCCACTCCGAGATGTATAGTCTCCTCCTTGAAACTTACATCAAGGACTCCAACGAAAAGAACCGGCTCTTCCACGCCGTCGAAACAGTGCCGTGTGTGGCTAAGAAAGCCGAGTGGGCGTTGAAATGGATCGACGGTTCGGAAACTTTCGCCGAACGGCTAATCGCTTTTGCTTGCGTGGAAGGGATTTTCTTCTCTGGAAGTTTCTGCGCtatattttggttaaaaaagcGCGGGTTAATGCCTGGATTAACTTTCTCGAACGAGTTAATCTCACGAGATGAAGGTCTCCATTGCGATTTCGCTTGCTTGCTGTACTCCCTCCTCCGGTCAAAGCTGAGCGAAGAGCGCGTGAGAGGGTTAGTGAGGGACGCAGTGGATATAGAGAGGGAGTTTGTATGTGATGCTCTGCCGTGCGCATTGGTTGGGATGAACGGAGAGCTGATGAGTCAGTACATCGAGTTCGTCGCAGATCGGTTGTTGGGAGCGTTGGGGTACGGGAAGATGTACAATGTGGCTAACCCTTTTGATTGGATGGAACTGATTTCGTTGCAAGGTAAAACTAATTTCTTCGAGAAAAGAGTTGGAGAGTACCAGAAAGCGGCGGTCATGTCGAGTTTGAATGGAAATGGTGGGACCCATGAGTTCAAGATGGATGAAGACTTTTag
- the LOC18601018 gene encoding uncharacterized protein LOC18601018, with protein sequence MANAQLQKYGMLSREQLVYLFDRFSVLVSQRDVKKRIVEAVDDKQEPVAVTTAIQEEIFLEMGVDPGFGLACLGKVNMTYENDQDLMIRYYRFVAKEELACDEAELGPEEFAEKLDIQQKLQEQQLEMLKYMRKFHLDDQSAILEKLHNQMEDANFDSEASILSSEKIQEIVRRRVSPLFRPRLMN encoded by the exons ATGGCGAATGCCCAGTTGCAGAAATACGGGATGCTATCCAGGGAACAGTTGGTGTATCTCTTTGATCGATTCTCTGTTCTTGTTTCCCAGCGCG ATGTTAAGAAGAGAATTGTAGAAGCTGTGGATGACAAGCAG GAACCTGTTGCAGTTACTACTGCAATCCAGGAAGAGATTTTTTTGGAGATGGGGGTTG ATCCAGGTTTTGGTCTTGCATGCCTGGGAAAGGTGAATATGACTTATGAGAATGATCAGGATCTGATGATTCGCTATTACAGATTTGTTGCCAA AGAGGAGTTAGCCTGTGATGAAGCTGAGCTTGGACCTGAGGAATTTGCTGAAAAGCTTGATATTCAACAAAAACTACAGGAACAG CAACTGGAGATGCTCAAGTACATGCGCAAATTTCACCTGGATGATCAATCTGCAATCCTTGAGAAG TTACACAATCAGATGGAAGATGCTAATTTTGACAGTGAGGCGTCAATTTTGTCATCAGAGAAGATTCAAGAGATTGTTCGAAGGAGGGTGTCTCCTTTATTCAGACCAAG ATTGATGAACTAA
- the LOC108661540 gene encoding uncharacterized mitochondrial protein AtMg00810-like — MEIPQGFEAKGECPLGSKLVCKLQKSLYGLKQAYRQWNAKFTEILMQFGFLQSRSDYSLFTRTTADGSFVALLVYVDDILVASSSMQSENEVKQFLKSKFKLKDLGARKYFLGIEVARSEKGILLCQRKYALDLIEEHGLLGAKPTSTPIDYSHKLTIASDDDLLTDSSNYRQLIGKLLYLTFTGPDIMYGVQVLSQFMDRLGNVHLQVAYRILKYLKGSPGQGILLSSSSKLQLRAYCDSDWAGCPSTRKSVTSYAIFIGDSLISWKSKKQSVTAKSSTEAEYRAMSTTCCEIIWLLFLLKDFGVSHSDAVDRFCDNQSALSMCKNPVFHERTKHIEVDCHFIREKVLAGIVKPSYIRTDSQLADLFTKAIPIFAKQDEHFEHPCSS; from the coding sequence ATGGAGATACCTCAAGGTTTTGAAGCTAAGGGGGAGTGCCCACTTGGTTCAAAATTAGTGTGTAAACTTCAAAAATCTCTTTATGGGCTTAAGCAGGCTTATAGGCAATGGAATGCTAAATTTACAGAAATTTTAATGCAATTTGGTTTTTTACAGTCACGATCAGATTATTCTTTGTTTACTAGAACCACTGCTGATGGTAGTTTTGTTGCATTGTTGGTGTATGTTGACGACATACTAGTTGCTAGTTCTTCTATGCAATCTGAAAATGAAGTAAAACAGTTTTTGAAATCCAAGTTCAAGCTAAAGGATCTTGGTGCACGTAAATATTTTCTCGGAATAGAAGTTGCAAGATCAGAAAAGGGTATATTGTTGTGTCAAAGAAAATATGCACTAGACTTAATTGAGGAACATGGCTTATTGGGAGCAAAGCCTACATCTACACCGATTGATTACAGTCATAAACTCACCATAGCTAGTGATGATGATTTATTGACAGATAGTTCCAATTATAGACaattaattggaaaattattatatttgacATTCACTGGGCCTGATATCATGTATGGGGTGCAAGTTTTATCTCAATTTATGGATAGACTAGGGAATGTGCACTTGCAGGTAGCATATCGAatattaaaatacttgaaaGGTTCTCCTGGTCAAGGCATACTactttcttcatcttcaaagTTACAGCTTAGAGCCTATTGTGATAGTGATTGGGCTGGTTGTCCATCTACAAGAAAATCTGTCACGAGTTATGCAATATTCATTGGTGATTCCCTAATAAGCTGGAAATCGAAAAAGCAAAGTGTCACCGCAAAGAGTTCGACTGAAGCTGAATATAGAGCCATGTCTACTACTTGTTGTGAAATAATTTGGCtgttatttcttttgaaagattttggagTTAGTCATTCTGATGCAGTTGATCGGTTTTGTGATAATCAATCAGCTTTAAGCATGTGTAAAAATCCAGTATTTCATGAACGTACAAAGCATATAGAAGTGGATtgtcattttattagagaGAAAGTGCTTGCAGGGATTGTGAAACCAAGTTATATACGGACAGATTCCCAACTTGCAGATTTATTCACCAAGGCAATTCCAATTTTTGCTAAGCAAGATGAGCATTTTGAACATCCATGCTCATCTTGA